The Brasilonema sennae CENA114 genome includes a region encoding these proteins:
- a CDS encoding tetratricopeptide repeat protein produces MPLTFTFALSQQQTFELRCDYGSRRLDKAELLVLIDLCEQNYYSHESDRPSLLLQIGRQLYQWIDGKQGWLRRALDEADEQTIYLDLIQTSEAQGLNPETQRVALGLAHLPWELLHDGTGFLLERQDIAVLPVRSVQQRNTNVAGVQNRPLRLLFMATSPEDIKPILDYEREETNILQATKDQPLALIVEESGSVQELTNLVKSYEEDYFDVFHLTGHGIIYTHKDFGGLLPKRRKIKDYTPCFITEDEVGNVQLTTVEDLAKAFRGRFPRVIFLSGCHTGQVANRGTVPSMAQALVKMGAGVVLGWARPVYDRTGIIAAQALYQALATGATVEEAVKAAQQEMIAQKCSDWHLLRIYRDTRQIEQLVTPLRTKKREKLKFTQPESEFLDENNIVKVASRWEFVGRRRPLQRCLQALRETSDNIGVFIAGMGGLGKSSLAARLCTRVQTQRPNFERVVLIGPLDEVGLLNKLSSKFERFADVPALLNEPKVSLKGRLQNFFERIEAEEIDRPLLLVLDDFEQNIPKANIEDNSLRMTAEAYRILEAICAALEENAAESRLIVTCRYLKEDTLPPHQLHLESLAAMNSADVDKICRELDKQVKQQVDEQRIIKIADGNPRLLRWLLDVLKQPGLESDELLTRLENTQQEFRENILAQTLLSGLEDEEKKFLARLSVFHLPVTEDVVRAISSNAWDSKSQANSESPLKRTEDLAQGISSPLERTSTKAVEIDFLAVMPKLVSLSLVESATTHASQTAEYRVTTILEPLLVPLLSEEEWLTTRQQAARKIYQAWWEETHQRCTDEQALEIVRLGLLTGENDIAVNVGDLIATNWVNISRFFEALELCQKILTVFKDYRILGTIARAQEVLGRVEDAIAHDQKALDLCPENDLKEKAAVLNNMAELIVQQGDIERALCLWQQDLEISERIGDVKGKATTLRNIAKVIAQQGDIERALCLWQQSLEIYECIGDIEGKAITLNNMAGIIAQQGNIEQALSLWQSCLEIYERIGDLKEKATTLHNMAGVIAQQGDIERALSLCHQSLEINERIGNLQGKAATLHNMAGVIAQQGDIEKALSLCHQSLEIYERIKNVQGKAATLYKMAYLVGKTGDKVKKLDLYSQAARLLARAGAYTNLVGVLGSVALADESNGLVYLAQAIWLSLRIQVPLADNIAVISGLYQTIPQGDEMEALLGTTALFFCNLGGEGHPQLEELQDLSLTMLSAAAGAQGIETPEAFDTWFVQQRLNDREYFLPRLTQRLEEMVGDGWLFDRSQVS; encoded by the coding sequence ATGCCCCTGACTTTCACTTTCGCTCTCAGTCAACAGCAAACTTTTGAATTACGCTGTGATTATGGTTCACGTCGTCTGGATAAAGCAGAGTTGCTTGTACTCATTGACTTGTGTGAGCAAAATTACTACTCCCATGAGAGCGATCGCCCATCCTTACTTCTCCAGATAGGACGCCAACTTTACCAATGGATAGATGGTAAGCAAGGATGGCTGAGAAGGGCGCTGGATGAGGCTGATGAACAAACAATTTATCTGGATTTAATTCAAACGAGTGAGGCGCAGGGGTTGAACCCGGAAACACAACGGGTGGCGTTGGGACTCGCTCATTTGCCGTGGGAATTGCTACATGATGGCACAGGGTTTTTACTGGAACGACAGGATATTGCAGTGTTGCCTGTGCGTTCAGTGCAGCAGCGTAATACGAATGTGGCTGGCGTGCAAAATCGTCCTTTGCGGTTGCTGTTCATGGCGACTTCGCCGGAAGATATTAAGCCAATTCTTGATTATGAGCGGGAAGAAACAAATATCCTGCAAGCAACTAAAGACCAACCGCTAGCTTTGATAGTAGAAGAAAGCGGCTCGGTTCAGGAATTAACTAATTTAGTGAAATCTTATGAAGAAGACTATTTTGATGTCTTTCACTTGACCGGACACGGGATAATTTATACTCACAAAGATTTTGGCGGTTTGCTGCCAAAACGCAGAAAAATTAAGGATTATACCCCGTGTTTCATCACCGAGGATGAAGTGGGTAATGTACAATTGACTACCGTGGAGGATTTGGCGAAAGCCTTTCGAGGACGCTTTCCACGAGTGATTTTTCTTTCTGGCTGTCACACTGGGCAAGTCGCCAACCGGGGAACAGTTCCATCAATGGCGCAGGCTTTGGTGAAAATGGGGGCGGGTGTTGTTTTAGGTTGGGCGCGTCCGGTGTATGATCGGACGGGTATTATTGCGGCACAAGCATTGTATCAAGCTTTGGCAACGGGGGCGACGGTAGAAGAAGCAGTCAAAGCAGCGCAACAGGAAATGATTGCTCAAAAATGCTCCGACTGGCATTTGTTGCGGATTTATCGAGATACGCGCCAAATTGAGCAACTGGTGACACCGCTGAGAACCAAAAAGCGGGAAAAGCTGAAATTTACACAGCCGGAAAGCGAATTTCTGGATGAAAACAATATCGTGAAAGTTGCGAGTCGCTGGGAATTTGTTGGACGCAGACGCCCGCTACAACGGTGTTTGCAAGCATTACGAGAAACCAGCGACAACATCGGTGTATTTATTGCTGGGATGGGTGGACTGGGTAAGAGTTCCTTGGCGGCGCGGTTGTGTACGCGAGTCCAGACACAGCGTCCGAATTTTGAGCGGGTGGTGTTAATTGGACCTTTGGATGAGGTAGGCTTACTCAATAAACTTTCCAGTAAGTTTGAGCGGTTTGCAGATGTGCCCGCATTGCTGAATGAACCAAAAGTTTCTCTCAAAGGGCGACTGCAAAACTTTTTTGAGAGAATTGAAGCAGAAGAAATTGATCGTCCGTTGTTGTTGGTGCTGGATGACTTTGAGCAAAACATCCCGAAAGCGAATATTGAAGATAATTCACTGCGGATGACGGCGGAAGCTTACCGGATTTTAGAAGCGATTTGTGCAGCGCTGGAGGAAAATGCAGCTGAGAGTCGATTGATTGTTACCTGTCGCTACCTGAAAGAAGATACCTTACCACCGCACCAGCTGCATTTAGAATCTTTGGCGGCGATGAATTCGGCGGATGTTGATAAAATCTGCCGGGAATTAGACAAACAAGTCAAGCAACAGGTAGATGAACAGCGGATCATTAAAATAGCCGACGGCAATCCCCGCTTGTTGAGATGGCTGTTGGATGTGCTCAAGCAACCGGGTTTAGAATCTGATGAATTGTTGACGCGGTTGGAGAATACGCAGCAGGAGTTTCGAGAAAATATTTTGGCGCAAACGCTGTTGAGTGGGTTGGAGGATGAGGAAAAAAAGTTTCTGGCGCGGTTGAGTGTGTTTCACCTGCCAGTGACGGAGGATGTTGTTAGGGCTATTTCCTCGAACGCCTGGGACTCAAAGTCCCAGGCTAATAGTGAAAGTCCTCTAAAGAGGACTGAAGATTTAGCACAGGGAATTTCTAGTCCGCTTGAGCGGACTTCGACTAAAGCTGTGGAAATTGATTTCCTGGCGGTTATGCCCAAACTCGTTAGCCTCAGCTTAGTTGAATCTGCCACGACTCACGCCAGCCAAACTGCTGAATATCGCGTGACGACGATTTTAGAACCGTTGCTGGTACCATTATTGAGTGAGGAAGAGTGGCTGACAACACGACAGCAAGCAGCAAGGAAAATTTATCAAGCTTGGTGGGAAGAAACTCATCAACGTTGCACGGATGAGCAAGCACTTGAAATTGTGCGTTTGGGACTGTTGACAGGAGAAAATGACATTGCAGTCAATGTTGGGGACTTGATTGCAACCAATTGGGTGAACATTTCCCGCTTTTTTGAGGCTTTAGAACTATGCCAAAAAATCCTGACAGTTTTTAAGGACTACCGCATTTTGGGAACCATTGCTCGTGCACAAGAAGTATTAGGCAGAGTTGAGGATGCTATTGCCCATGATCAAAAAGCCTTAGACCTTTGCCCTGAAAATGACTTGAAAGAAAAAGCTGCTGTCCTTAACAATATGGCAGAATTAATTGTCCAACAAGGCGATATTGAAAGAGCGCTTTGCTTATGGCAGCAAGATTTAGAAATTTCAGAACGCATTGGGGATGTCAAAGGCAAAGCCACTACCCTCCGCAATATAGCAAAAGTAATTGCCCAACAAGGCGACATTGAAAGAGCGCTTTGCTTATGGCAGCAATCCTTGGAAATCTACGAGTGTATTGGTGATATCGAAGGCAAAGCAATAACACTAAACAACATGGCAGGGATAATCGCTCAACAAGGAAACATAGAACAAGCACTTTCCTTGTGGCAGTCATGTTTGGAAATATATGAACGCATCGGTGATTTAAAAGAAAAAGCCACAACCCTTCATAACATGGCAGGGGTAATCGCTCAACAAGGGGATATAGAACGAGCGCTTTCCTTGTGCCATCAATCGTTGGAAATAAATGAGCGCATTGGCAATCTCCAAGGCAAAGCTGCTACCCTTCATAACATGGCAGGGGTAATTGCTCAACAAGGGGATATAGAAAAAGCGCTTTCCTTGTGCCATCAATCTTTGGAAATATATGAGCGAATTAAAAATGTTCAAGGCAAAGCCGCTACTCTTTACAAAATGGCTTATCTTGTAGGCAAGACTGGAGATAAAGTTAAAAAGTTAGACTTATATTCACAGGCTGCCCGATTACTTGCACGAGCCGGTGCTTATACTAATTTGGTAGGAGTTTTGGGTAGTGTCGCTTTGGCGGATGAAAGTAATGGTTTGGTTTACCTAGCTCAAGCAATTTGGCTCTCCCTAAGAATTCAAGTTCCTTTAGCTGATAACATCGCGGTAATAAGTGGTTTATATCAAACCATACCTCAAGGTGATGAAATGGAAGCCTTGCTAGGGACAACTGCACTATTCTTTTGCAACCTTGGTGGCGAAGGGCATCCGCAGTTAGAGGAACTCCAGGATTTAAGTCTCACGATGCTATCAGCGGCGGCGGGTGCCCAAGGAATTGAGACGCCGGAAGCGTTTGATACTTGGTTTGTCCAGCAAAGGCTGAATGATCGGGAATATTTTCTTCCCCGACTCACTCAACGTTTAGAGGAGATGGTTGGGGATGGGTGGTTGTTTGATCGCAGTCAAGTTTCGTAG
- a CDS encoding TIGR02450 family Trp-rich protein, with translation MTKKQKFPYLLGSKWTAQQKVDGWRHFRVINRKNQGKWVYAEMVAACDPNVRFWINAKLLQDRSQWEAGWQTLQEMNSPQEEVS, from the coding sequence ATGACTAAAAAGCAAAAATTTCCCTACCTACTCGGTTCCAAATGGACAGCACAGCAAAAAGTCGATGGCTGGCGACACTTCCGAGTTATCAACCGCAAAAATCAAGGTAAATGGGTTTATGCCGAGATGGTAGCAGCTTGTGACCCCAATGTCCGCTTTTGGATCAACGCTAAATTGTTACAAGACCGTTCTCAGTGGGAAGCTGGCTGGCAAACCTTGCAAGAGATGAATTCACCCCAAGAAGAGGTTTCTTGA
- the bchL gene encoding ferredoxin:protochlorophyllide reductase (ATP-dependent) iron-sulfur ATP-binding protein: MKLAVYGKGGIGKSTTSCNISVALAKRGKKVLQIGCDPKHDSTFTLTGFLIPTIIDTLQEKDYHYEDVWPEDVIYKGYGGVDCVEAGGPPAGAGCGGYVVGETVKLLKELNAFDEYDVILFDVLGDVVCGGFAAPLNYADYCMIVTDNGFDALFAANRIAASVREKARTHPLRLAGLIGNRTSKRDLIDKYVETVPMPVLEVLPLIEDIRVSRVKGKTLFEMAESDPCLNYVCDYYLNIADQILARPEGVVPNDSPDREVFALLSDFYLNPGKQQVPNPEEELDLMIV, from the coding sequence GTGAAACTAGCAGTTTACGGAAAAGGCGGTATCGGGAAATCCACAACAAGCTGTAATATCTCCGTCGCCCTAGCCAAGCGCGGCAAGAAAGTGTTGCAGATTGGTTGCGATCCCAAACACGACAGCACCTTCACCCTGACCGGGTTCTTGATTCCAACGATTATCGACACTCTCCAAGAAAAGGACTATCACTACGAAGATGTGTGGCCCGAAGATGTCATCTATAAGGGTTACGGTGGAGTCGATTGTGTGGAAGCAGGTGGTCCCCCTGCAGGTGCTGGATGCGGCGGTTATGTGGTTGGCGAAACTGTGAAACTCTTAAAGGAACTCAACGCCTTTGATGAGTACGATGTGATTTTATTTGACGTTCTTGGTGACGTTGTTTGCGGTGGTTTTGCAGCACCCCTCAACTACGCTGATTACTGTATGATTGTGACTGACAATGGCTTTGATGCCTTGTTCGCTGCTAATCGTATTGCAGCTTCGGTTAGAGAAAAAGCCCGGACTCACCCGCTGCGTCTTGCTGGCTTAATTGGTAACCGCACCTCAAAGCGCGACTTGATTGACAAGTACGTGGAAACAGTCCCGATGCCAGTTTTAGAAGTTTTGCCTTTGATTGAAGATATTCGTGTTTCCCGCGTCAAAGGTAAGACTTTGTTTGAAATGGCAGAATCTGACCCCTGTTTAAATTACGTTTGCGATTACTATCTCAACATCGCTGACCAAATTTTGGCTCGTCCAGAAGGTGTTGTACCAAATGATTCACCAGACCGCGAGGTGTTCGCTTTGTTATCCGATTTCTATTTAAATCCGGGTAAACAACAAGTTCCTAATCCAGAAGAAGAATTAGACTTGATGATTGTATAA
- a CDS encoding DUF5331 domain-containing protein: MAFFDSFTESLKQKWLQFFQVNRDWISLHMEVESVYTPDGGSRPPSYLILGVINALEPKLAQLMLPFSKLNPDPDTLVEVLGLNLDPDLALGNRALPKLRIEKHAEESDLSSENLSDETLTNSPRILNPTRENLTRAKELQATQHGIDHSLSNQKISNTEFYNAPHSSDESSNLSFDDLKEVDSKTSPATASNQSGFADALSDSWGSETVIQKGEADNKTLLGEEKSSGSLNESEIDRLFPKT, translated from the coding sequence ATGGCTTTTTTTGATAGTTTTACAGAATCTTTAAAGCAGAAGTGGTTGCAATTTTTCCAGGTGAATCGTGACTGGATTTCCTTGCACATGGAGGTAGAATCTGTTTACACTCCCGATGGCGGGAGTCGTCCACCTTCTTACCTCATCCTGGGAGTTATTAATGCGTTGGAACCCAAGCTGGCACAGTTAATGCTGCCGTTTTCCAAATTGAATCCTGATCCTGATACCTTGGTTGAAGTACTGGGGTTAAATCTCGATCCTGATCTGGCTCTTGGTAACCGTGCTCTTCCTAAGTTGCGTATAGAAAAACACGCGGAAGAGTCAGATTTGTCAAGTGAAAATTTAAGTGATGAAACACTGACAAATTCTCCAAGGATACTCAATCCAACCAGGGAGAATCTGACTAGAGCAAAGGAGTTGCAAGCAACTCAACACGGGATTGATCACTCTTTATCTAACCAGAAAATTTCAAATACTGAGTTTTACAACGCACCTCACTCATCTGATGAGTCCAGCAATCTTTCCTTTGATGATTTGAAGGAAGTAGACAGCAAAACTTCCCCAGCAACTGCATCAAATCAGAGTGGGTTTGCTGATGCTTTGTCAGATTCCTGGGGTAGCGAAACCGTAATCCAAAAGGGAGAAGCGGATAATAAAACGCTTTTAGGGGAAGAAAAATCTTCTGGTTCTCTGAATGAATCAGAGATTGATCGTCTGTTTCCCAAGACTTAA
- a CDS encoding ferredoxin:protochlorophyllide reductase (ATP-dependent) subunit N has product MTLAQSESLNFECETGNYHTFCPISCVAWLYQKIEDSFFLVIGTKTCGYFLQNAMGVMIFAEPRYAMAELEEGDISAQLNDYEELKRLCVQIKRDRNPSVIVWIGTCTTEIIKMDLEGLAPKLESEIGIPIVVARANGLDYAFTQGEDTVLAAMATRCPDKAPVVEAEKNERNAISKLLNFGKKKEEVANEESEYVDHPPLVLFGSLPDPVVTQLTLELKKQGIKVSGWLPAKRFTELPVLEEGYYVAGVNPFLSRTATTLMRRRKCKLIGAPFPIGPDGTRAWIEKICSVFGITPKGLDEREAQIWESLEDYIKLIRGKSVFFMGDNLLEVSLARFLVRCGMTVPEIGIPYMDKRYQDAELKFLEKTCKEMGVPLPRIVEKPDNYNQVQRIYDLKPDLVITGMAHANPLEARGINTKWSVEFTFAQIHGFTNARDILELVTRPLRRNNSLKDLGWDKLVKEEAKI; this is encoded by the coding sequence ATGACTCTTGCTCAATCAGAAAGTTTAAATTTTGAGTGCGAAACTGGAAATTACCATACCTTTTGCCCAATTAGCTGTGTCGCTTGGCTTTACCAAAAAATTGAAGATAGCTTCTTTTTGGTGATTGGTACAAAAACTTGTGGTTATTTCTTGCAAAACGCAATGGGGGTCATGATTTTTGCTGAACCCCGTTATGCAATGGCAGAATTGGAAGAAGGAGATATTTCTGCACAGCTGAATGATTATGAAGAGTTGAAGCGGCTGTGTGTGCAGATTAAGCGCGATCGCAATCCCAGTGTCATTGTCTGGATTGGCACCTGCACCACGGAAATCATCAAAATGGATTTGGAAGGCTTGGCACCTAAGCTAGAATCCGAAATTGGTATTCCTATCGTCGTCGCACGCGCTAACGGTTTGGACTACGCCTTCACTCAAGGAGAAGATACCGTGTTAGCAGCAATGGCGACACGTTGTCCTGATAAAGCGCCTGTGGTAGAAGCGGAGAAAAATGAGCGTAACGCTATTTCTAAACTCCTCAATTTTGGAAAGAAAAAAGAAGAAGTCGCCAACGAAGAATCGGAGTATGTGGATCATCCACCTCTGGTGTTGTTTGGTTCGCTTCCAGATCCTGTGGTGACTCAGTTAACTCTGGAATTGAAGAAGCAAGGTATCAAAGTTTCTGGTTGGCTTCCCGCCAAGCGCTTCACTGAATTACCTGTTCTTGAAGAAGGGTATTATGTCGCTGGTGTCAATCCCTTCCTCAGCCGGACTGCAACTACCTTGATGCGTCGCCGCAAATGCAAGCTGATTGGTGCACCATTCCCAATTGGTCCAGATGGAACCCGCGCTTGGATTGAGAAAATCTGTTCGGTGTTTGGTATTACTCCCAAAGGTTTGGATGAACGGGAAGCACAAATTTGGGAAAGTTTAGAAGACTACATAAAACTTATTCGTGGCAAGTCTGTGTTTTTCATGGGTGATAACTTGCTGGAAGTTTCCCTCGCACGCTTCTTGGTACGCTGCGGTATGACGGTTCCGGAAATTGGTATCCCATACATGGATAAGCGTTATCAAGATGCTGAATTGAAGTTCTTGGAGAAGACTTGCAAGGAAATGGGCGTACCTTTGCCTAGGATTGTGGAGAAGCCAGACAACTACAATCAAGTGCAGCGGATTTACGATTTGAAGCCAGATTTGGTGATTACTGGTATGGCTCATGCTAACCCGTTGGAAGCACGAGGGATTAATACTAAGTGGTCTGTGGAGTTTACTTTTGCTCAGATTCACGGCTTTACAAATGCGCGTGACATTCTGGAGTTGGTGACTCGTCCGCTGCGTCGGAATAATAGTTTGAAAGATTTGGGTTGGGATAAGTTGGTGAAGGAAGAAGCGAAGATTTAA